One Synechococcus sp. PROS-9-1 DNA window includes the following coding sequences:
- a CDS encoding ABC transporter substrate-binding protein: protein MAVDINNRCVTDRRRSRLQASVLIGLALAFSQSACQPKRQSERLTVASAGRISSLDPALASTTGVLQVLSALGDTLYIRGTNGKLQPQLAASKPELSDDGLSLTIPLRRDVLFHDGTRFDAKAMAFSLKRFLRIGSQRYLLNDRIAAIETPTRFELRLRLKQPSSSIESLLTSPYLTPVSPKAYADYADRFLNDRFVGTGPYTLNSFRNTQQRLLPFRNYWGAAPNNVGLDLINLSNSTALFGALVSGEVDVLLSNSIDEDQKRALSERANKTLLHESKGPAMNITFVTLRTNSPPMQRHTVRRALAHSLDRRLISARVSYTQREPLRSLIPPSLRGGKTEPWPTYNLATARKLFEQAGYCSGRRLQVPFTFRTNVPSDRLMALTWQAQLKRDLPNCVQMTLNGVESTTVYKQLSEGSFEAVILDWSGSYPDPEAYISPLLSCKRSEGNVCEAGEAVDGGTFWTEPGLQDALRRSDSLQGKARLQELASVDAMAAQGVPYIPVWFVAPKAWAQLRLNPPTFNGSGLVNLAQLGERR from the coding sequence ATGGCAGTTGATATCAACAATCGCTGCGTGACTGATCGCCGTCGCTCTCGCCTTCAGGCCAGCGTGTTGATCGGATTGGCCCTTGCGTTCAGCCAAAGCGCCTGCCAACCCAAACGCCAGAGCGAGCGACTCACGGTGGCCAGCGCCGGTCGCATCTCCTCCCTTGATCCAGCACTGGCAAGCACGACAGGGGTCTTGCAAGTCTTGAGTGCCCTCGGCGACACGCTCTACATCCGAGGCACCAACGGAAAGCTTCAGCCCCAATTGGCCGCATCCAAGCCTGAGCTCAGTGATGACGGTCTCAGCTTGACCATCCCTTTGCGCCGCGATGTGCTGTTCCACGACGGCACTCGCTTCGACGCAAAAGCAATGGCCTTCAGCTTGAAGCGCTTCCTACGCATCGGCTCCCAGCGCTATTTGCTGAACGATCGGATTGCGGCAATTGAAACGCCCACGCGCTTTGAACTGCGCCTGCGCCTCAAGCAGCCCTCCAGCTCGATCGAGAGCCTGTTGACCTCCCCTTATCTCACCCCCGTATCCCCAAAGGCCTACGCCGACTATGCCGATCGTTTCCTGAATGATCGATTTGTAGGAACGGGGCCCTACACCCTCAACAGCTTTCGCAATACCCAGCAAAGGCTTCTCCCCTTCCGCAACTACTGGGGAGCAGCTCCAAACAATGTTGGGCTCGACCTCATCAATCTCAGCAATTCCACAGCACTGTTTGGAGCCCTCGTCAGCGGCGAGGTGGATGTGTTGCTGTCGAACTCCATCGATGAAGATCAGAAACGGGCCTTGAGCGAACGGGCTAACAAGACCCTGCTCCACGAGAGCAAAGGTCCGGCCATGAACATCACGTTTGTGACCCTGCGCACCAACAGCCCGCCGATGCAACGTCACACCGTGCGACGGGCCCTCGCCCACAGCCTGGATCGCCGGTTGATCAGCGCCCGCGTTAGCTACACCCAAAGAGAGCCATTGCGCTCCCTCATTCCCCCAAGTTTGCGGGGAGGCAAAACCGAGCCCTGGCCGACCTACAACCTTGCAACAGCCCGCAAGTTGTTTGAACAAGCTGGCTACTGCTCAGGCCGTCGGCTGCAAGTGCCATTCACATTTCGCACCAACGTTCCCTCCGATCGTTTGATGGCCCTCACCTGGCAAGCTCAGCTGAAGCGAGATCTGCCCAACTGCGTCCAAATGACCCTCAACGGAGTGGAGTCGACCACGGTCTACAAACAGCTCAGCGAAGGATCATTCGAAGCGGTGATTCTTGATTGGAGTGGCTCCTACCCAGATCCTGAGGCCTACATCTCCCCCTTGCTCAGTTGCAAGCGCTCAGAAGGGAATGTTTGTGAGGCGGGTGAAGCCGTGGATGGCGGTACGTTCTGGACCGAACCAGGGCTCCAAGACGCCTTGCGCCGTAGCGACAGTCTTCAGGGCAAGGCACGTCTACAAGAGCTAGCAAGCGTGGATGCAATGGCAGCACAAGGAGTTCCTTACATCCCGGTCTGGTTTGTGGCTCCAAAAGCCTGGGCCCAGCTTCGTTTGAACCCTCCCACCTTTAACGGCAGCGGACTGGTGAATCTGGCCCAACTCGGTGAGCGACGCTGA
- a CDS encoding homoserine dehydrogenase, giving the protein MSTRIGIGLLGLGTVGAGVASILQTPEGRHPLIADLDLVRVAVRDRNRSRPIALDESILTTSPEAVVDDPAVDVVVEVMGGIEPARTLIMRAISAGKSVVTANKSVIARHGEEIASAAAAAGVYVLIEAAVGGGIPIIEPLKQSLGSNRIQRVSGIINGTTNYILSRMAEEGADYNAVLRDAQDLGYAEADPAADVEGFDAADKIAILSGLAFGGPIDRNGIYTAGISTLQSRDVDYATQLGYGVKLLAVAESMEPDPSHPTSLPLAVSVQPTLVPNDHPLAGVNGVNNAILVEGDPIGRVMFYGPGAGSGPTASAVVADILNIAGIRQLKPADGNLDPLLAASSWRACHLANKEQTSQRNYLRFKTENAPGVIGRIGSCFGDHNVSIQSIVQLEAGDAGAEIVVITHVVGNGQMSAALKAIHALPGVLSLDAHLGCL; this is encoded by the coding sequence ATGTCCACCCGGATCGGAATCGGCCTTCTCGGTCTCGGCACAGTGGGTGCCGGAGTGGCAAGCATTCTCCAGACACCAGAGGGGAGACATCCTCTGATCGCTGATCTGGATCTGGTACGTGTGGCGGTAAGAGATCGAAACCGCTCACGGCCCATTGCTCTAGACGAAAGCATCCTCACCACATCCCCTGAAGCCGTCGTCGACGACCCAGCTGTGGACGTTGTGGTGGAGGTGATGGGAGGCATCGAACCAGCTCGCACCCTGATCATGCGCGCGATTTCTGCTGGCAAGTCGGTTGTGACCGCCAACAAATCGGTGATCGCCAGACATGGCGAAGAGATTGCCTCAGCAGCTGCGGCCGCTGGTGTTTACGTGCTGATTGAAGCCGCCGTTGGCGGCGGGATTCCAATCATTGAGCCGCTCAAGCAATCGCTCGGCAGCAACCGCATTCAGCGCGTGAGCGGAATCATCAATGGCACCACGAATTACATCTTGAGTCGGATGGCCGAGGAGGGTGCGGATTACAACGCTGTCCTTCGCGACGCCCAGGATCTGGGTTACGCGGAAGCGGACCCAGCCGCAGATGTTGAGGGATTTGATGCCGCCGACAAAATCGCCATCCTGTCCGGATTGGCCTTCGGGGGACCCATTGATCGCAATGGCATCTACACGGCAGGCATCAGCACGCTGCAAAGCAGAGACGTGGATTACGCCACCCAGTTGGGCTACGGCGTGAAGCTGCTCGCCGTAGCCGAAAGCATGGAGCCCGACCCCAGCCATCCCACCTCCCTACCTCTGGCGGTCAGCGTTCAACCCACCCTGGTCCCCAATGACCATCCCCTCGCCGGAGTGAATGGGGTGAACAACGCAATTTTGGTTGAGGGGGATCCGATCGGAAGGGTGATGTTTTACGGACCTGGCGCTGGCTCAGGACCCACTGCTTCGGCCGTGGTTGCCGACATCCTCAACATTGCTGGCATTCGCCAACTCAAACCAGCAGACGGAAACCTCGACCCCCTGCTCGCAGCCTCCAGCTGGCGCGCCTGCCACCTGGCCAACAAGGAGCAAACCAGCCAACGAAACTACTTGCGTTTCAAAACAGAGAATGCACCAGGCGTGATCGGCCGCATTGGCAGCTGCTTCGGCGACCACAACGTCTCCATTCAATCGATCGTTCAGCTTGAAGCCGGTGATGCGGGAGCTGAAATCGTTGTGATCACGCACGTTGTTGGAAATGGGCAAATGAGTGCAGCGCTCAAAGCCATTCATGCACTTCCAGGAGTTTTAAGCCTGGATGCCCATCTCGGCTGTCTTTGA
- a CDS encoding SufE family protein, producing the protein MAEPRCSSSQYGSEELDRLADRLSGTPDPRKRYEYVLWLAKKLPSMPAELQTEDRKVQGCVSQVFIHAALQDNRVCWTGESDALITKGLLALLIKGMSDLTPDQVLAVNPAFIAATGLQASLTPSRANGFLNILRAMQSQALALKNTNEAVDP; encoded by the coding sequence ATGGCAGAACCCCGCTGCTCTTCAAGCCAATACGGAAGCGAGGAGCTAGACCGCCTGGCAGATCGACTTAGCGGCACGCCAGACCCACGCAAGCGTTACGAGTACGTGCTCTGGCTGGCCAAAAAGCTCCCGTCCATGCCGGCAGAGCTGCAAACCGAAGACCGCAAGGTTCAAGGTTGCGTGTCTCAAGTATTTATTCATGCCGCTCTCCAGGACAACCGCGTGTGCTGGACAGGAGAGTCCGATGCCTTGATCACCAAAGGGCTGCTCGCCCTATTGATCAAAGGGATGAGTGATCTCACCCCTGATCAAGTCCTAGCCGTCAATCCTGCCTTCATTGCCGCGACTGGCCTGCAAGCAAGCCTGACTCCCTCGAGGGCCAACGGCTTTTTGAACATTTTGCGGGCGATGCAATCCCAGGCTCTTGCCCTTAAAAACACCAATGAGGCTGTGGATCCATAG
- a CDS encoding 5-formyltetrahydrofolate cyclo-ligase, with product MNKKALRSEYRRLRQALMPRLNASLVESVLAHLNAQDPPHRHGAIGITWPLPGEPDLRLLAELQPAPLALPATAADYSVTYHSWREAPSPTELRGDAFSIPAPLSSPALKPTELALLLIPALAVDRNGMRLGYGGGCYDRLLSQPGWSTLPTFAVLPEACVHATLLPAEPWDQPLDGWITEQGCSLRRASQ from the coding sequence ATGAATAAAAAGGCTCTGAGGTCTGAATACCGCCGCCTGCGCCAAGCGCTGATGCCAAGGCTGAATGCTTCCCTGGTTGAGAGCGTGCTCGCCCATCTGAACGCCCAGGATCCTCCTCACCGCCATGGAGCGATCGGAATCACCTGGCCCCTTCCTGGGGAACCCGATTTACGCCTGCTGGCCGAACTGCAGCCTGCACCCCTGGCCCTGCCTGCAACGGCAGCGGATTACAGCGTGACCTATCACTCGTGGCGAGAGGCCCCATCGCCAACAGAGCTTCGCGGTGATGCCTTTTCCATACCTGCCCCACTCTCATCACCAGCGTTAAAGCCCACCGAGCTAGCTCTCTTGCTCATCCCAGCCCTTGCGGTCGATCGCAACGGCATGCGCCTGGGCTATGGAGGCGGCTGCTATGACCGCTTGCTCAGTCAACCGGGATGGTCAACGCTGCCGACGTTTGCCGTCCTACCAGAGGCGTGCGTCCATGCCACCTTGCTACCGGCAGAACCCTGGGATCAGCCCTTGGATGGATGGATCACCGAGCAAGGCTGCAGCTTGCGCAGGGCTAGCCAGTAG
- a CDS encoding carbonic anhydrase, translating into MTLNRRSFLFRGGLNAFGLAAAMQLIKPARAEAAFLEPKESARSCRPDDSLTALIAGNARFAAAWQAKNKATSLNERAQVMSNLWLDNCFLPASVLEASQSPWASIISCADSRVAPEWIFDAAAGDLFVVRSAGNTPFDEGIASLEFGVAVLKTPLILVLGHSNCGAVQAARASKTLTPLFDQLIKPIRANLVPGDSLENAIKNNANATAQQLTTRSDVLANAVQSGDLQIVVGYFDVASGKVSIV; encoded by the coding sequence GTGACCCTCAATCGACGCTCTTTTCTGTTTCGTGGTGGGCTCAATGCTTTTGGTCTCGCGGCTGCGATGCAGTTGATCAAGCCGGCTAGGGCCGAAGCAGCGTTTCTAGAGCCGAAGGAATCCGCTCGATCCTGCCGGCCAGACGATTCACTCACGGCCCTGATCGCTGGAAATGCGCGGTTTGCGGCAGCTTGGCAAGCGAAGAACAAGGCAACGAGTTTGAACGAACGGGCACAAGTGATGTCGAACCTTTGGTTAGACAATTGCTTCCTTCCTGCAAGCGTTCTGGAAGCGTCTCAATCTCCTTGGGCTTCCATCATCAGCTGTGCTGACTCCAGAGTTGCTCCGGAATGGATCTTTGATGCTGCTGCCGGTGATTTGTTTGTCGTTCGCAGCGCAGGCAACACTCCTTTTGACGAGGGAATTGCCTCTCTCGAGTTTGGCGTTGCGGTCTTAAAAACGCCCTTGATCTTGGTATTGGGCCACAGCAATTGTGGCGCTGTTCAAGCCGCTCGAGCGAGTAAAACACTCACGCCACTATTCGATCAGTTGATCAAGCCGATTCGAGCCAACTTGGTACCAGGAGACAGCTTGGAGAACGCCATCAAGAACAATGCCAATGCAACGGCTCAACAGCTCACAACACGCAGCGATGTATTGGCCAACGCAGTTCAATCTGGAGATCTTCAAATCGTGGTCGGGTATTTCGACGTTGCCTCAGGCAAGGTCTCCATCGTCTGA
- a CDS encoding AbrB family transcriptional regulator, with product MLTGSDLLAKVKDLGDVSKTDLATACGYVSKKKDGSDRVNFTAFYEALLNAKGIDLGGGSAGVGKGGRKLSYVATVQGNGNLLIGKAYTAMLDLQVGDEFTIKLGKKAIRLIPVGSEEEGDD from the coding sequence ATGCTTACCGGTTCTGACCTGCTCGCCAAGGTAAAAGACCTAGGCGATGTATCCAAGACTGATCTCGCCACAGCTTGTGGCTACGTCTCTAAAAAGAAAGACGGCAGTGACCGGGTCAATTTCACCGCCTTTTATGAGGCTCTCCTCAATGCCAAAGGCATTGACCTCGGTGGCGGAAGTGCTGGCGTTGGTAAAGGCGGACGCAAGCTTTCTTACGTTGCAACAGTTCAAGGCAACGGAAATCTTCTGATCGGCAAGGCTTACACCGCCATGCTCGATCTCCAAGTTGGTGACGAATTCACCATCAAGCTTGGCAAAAAAGCCATTCGCTTGATTCCTGTGGGTTCTGAGGAAGAAGGCGACGATTGA
- a CDS encoding YdiU family protein, with amino-acid sequence MSHSSKSSSEESLATFNNFIQLANYSLLDNLHPDPESTEDGQDHRPRQVRSGHFVPVTPKPLGQPIYVSHSETFFSELGLDQDLAFNEEFKKLFSGDLSETRDPMRPFGWATGYALSIYGTEYNQQCPFGNGNGYGDGRAISVFEGIIKGQRWEMQLKGGGPTPYCRGADGRAVLRSSVREFLAQELMHALGVPTSRSLTLYVSQTETVRRPWYSENSNSSDPDILVEDPVAISTRVAPSFIRVGQLELFARRARNSDHPDVLKELRMIVLHLIDREYKSEIDQTLDFSAQLIQLAILYRGRLTSLIAHWLRIGYCQGNFNSDNCAAGGFTLDYGPFGFCEVFDPQYQPWIGGGEHFSFFNQPVAAEANFYMFWKAIRLLVTDDALALEQVDQACADFKKEINTTIQRMWAEKLGLTDYNDEVVQELFQLMVQTKVDFTIFFRELCQIPNDLSNLKISFYSSISPQVEEKWQTWIQHWNELIQSIGDPAEIAEKMKRVNPKYTWREWLIAPAYQQAKQGDYALIKEQQEVFSHPYEEQSKAIEEKYYRLKPDQYFNAGGISHYSCSS; translated from the coding sequence ATGTCACATTCATCAAAGTCCAGTTCAGAAGAATCTCTAGCCACGTTTAACAATTTCATACAACTTGCAAATTATTCGTTATTAGATAATCTCCATCCTGATCCTGAATCAACAGAAGATGGGCAAGATCATCGCCCTCGCCAGGTCCGCTCAGGTCATTTTGTTCCTGTCACTCCGAAGCCCCTGGGACAGCCCATCTATGTAAGCCATAGCGAAACATTTTTCTCCGAACTTGGCTTGGATCAAGATCTAGCCTTCAACGAAGAATTTAAGAAACTTTTCTCGGGTGATCTCTCTGAAACTCGAGATCCGATGCGCCCTTTTGGCTGGGCTACAGGCTATGCATTATCTATTTACGGGACTGAATATAATCAACAGTGTCCATTTGGAAATGGAAATGGTTATGGGGATGGCCGAGCAATTTCAGTGTTTGAGGGGATCATTAAAGGTCAGCGTTGGGAGATGCAATTAAAAGGTGGAGGCCCCACTCCTTACTGCCGGGGTGCTGATGGCCGCGCAGTTCTGCGCTCAAGCGTGAGAGAGTTTCTGGCACAAGAATTGATGCATGCCCTTGGAGTCCCTACGTCGCGTTCTTTGACACTCTATGTATCACAAACAGAGACAGTTAGGCGGCCTTGGTATTCAGAAAACTCCAACTCTTCTGATCCCGATATTTTAGTGGAGGATCCGGTTGCCATTTCAACCCGTGTAGCACCTTCCTTTATACGCGTTGGTCAACTGGAATTATTTGCTCGACGTGCTCGAAACAGTGACCATCCAGACGTGTTAAAGGAGTTACGCATGATCGTGTTGCATTTAATTGATCGAGAATACAAATCCGAAATAGACCAGACTTTAGATTTTTCCGCTCAATTAATTCAATTGGCAATACTGTATCGAGGACGCCTCACTTCCTTGATTGCGCATTGGCTACGCATTGGTTACTGCCAAGGCAATTTTAATAGTGACAACTGTGCAGCTGGTGGTTTTACGCTGGACTATGGACCCTTCGGTTTTTGTGAGGTCTTTGACCCCCAATACCAGCCTTGGATTGGGGGTGGCGAACACTTTTCATTCTTTAATCAGCCTGTCGCAGCAGAAGCCAATTTTTATATGTTTTGGAAAGCCATAAGACTGCTTGTCACAGATGATGCTCTGGCATTAGAACAAGTAGACCAAGCCTGTGCTGACTTTAAAAAAGAAATCAACACCACCATTCAACGGATGTGGGCAGAGAAGCTTGGCCTAACTGACTACAACGATGAAGTGGTCCAGGAGTTATTCCAACTGATGGTGCAGACAAAAGTTGATTTTACAATTTTCTTCCGCGAGCTTTGCCAGATTCCAAATGATCTATCTAATTTAAAAATAAGCTTTTATTCATCGATCTCTCCACAAGTGGAAGAGAAATGGCAAACCTGGATCCAACACTGGAACGAGCTGATACAGAGCATTGGGGATCCAGCCGAGATCGCGGAAAAGATGAAGCGAGTTAATCCGAAATACACTTGGCGCGAGTGGCTCATCGCTCCTGCGTACCAACAAGCCAAGCAAGGCGACTATGCGCTAATCAAAGAGCAGCAGGAGGTCTTTAGCCATCCCTACGAGGAGCAATCAAAAGCAATCGAAGAGAAATACTATCGTCTAAAACCTGATCAGTACTTCAATGCAGGAGGTATATCCCATTACAGCTGCTCATCATAG
- the ruvC gene encoding crossover junction endodeoxyribonuclease RuvC, whose translation MRILGIDPGLARVGYGVIDVEPRKGTQEGSQRMVDCGIIRTDPGRSEGERMVEIARDLRQIIRIHQPELASVEKFFFYRSSNTIAVVQARGVLIMTLTRFGLPIVEFPPMQIKQALTGHGHADKDEVLEAVMRELNLETPPRPDDAADALAIALTGWFQR comes from the coding sequence TTGCGCATCCTTGGCATTGATCCAGGCCTGGCTCGGGTCGGCTACGGGGTGATCGATGTTGAGCCGCGCAAGGGGACACAGGAAGGCTCACAACGGATGGTCGACTGCGGAATCATTCGCACCGATCCAGGCCGAAGCGAGGGAGAGCGAATGGTGGAAATTGCGCGTGACCTGCGCCAAATCATTCGCATCCATCAACCCGAACTGGCCAGCGTGGAGAAGTTTTTCTTCTACCGCTCAAGCAACACCATCGCCGTTGTGCAGGCCCGCGGGGTATTGATCATGACGCTCACACGCTTTGGGCTTCCGATCGTGGAATTCCCGCCGATGCAAATTAAGCAGGCGTTAACAGGACATGGCCACGCAGACAAAGACGAAGTGCTTGAGGCCGTGATGCGGGAACTTAATCTCGAAACCCCACCGCGACCCGATGATGCTGCCGATGCTTTAGCAATAGCACTTACTGGTTGGTTTCAACGTTAA
- the bchI gene encoding magnesium chelatase ATPase subunit I encodes MSSPRKRRVFPFTAVIGQEEMKLALLLNVIDPRIGGVMIMGDRGTGKSTTIRALADLLPGIEVVAGDPYNSSPTDPDLQSSDVRQRLEHGEALGTEQRQVPMVDLPLGATEDRLCGTIDIEKALSEGVRAFEPGLLAKANRGLLYVDEVNLLDDHLVDVLLDSAASGWNTVEREGVSVRHPARFVLIGSGNPEEGELRPQLLDRFGMSVEVRTVRDPQLRVKVVDQRTAFDSDPDAFSMSVTAAQEALQARVMEAQQRLEQVTIDDDLRLSISSVCGELDVDGLRGDIVTNRAARALAAFEGRTEVSEDDVARVVSCSLRHRLRKDPLEQIDSGDRVVKVFCKVFERNESDDRSEFELALAS; translated from the coding sequence GTGAGTTCACCGCGCAAGCGCAGAGTCTTTCCCTTCACCGCCGTCATCGGCCAGGAAGAGATGAAATTGGCGCTGCTGCTCAACGTGATCGACCCGCGCATCGGCGGCGTGATGATCATGGGAGACCGCGGCACGGGCAAATCCACCACGATCCGAGCGCTTGCAGACCTGCTGCCCGGCATTGAGGTGGTTGCGGGCGATCCCTACAACAGCTCACCAACCGACCCTGACCTGCAGAGCAGTGATGTGAGGCAGCGCTTGGAACACGGTGAAGCTTTGGGTACGGAGCAACGCCAGGTGCCCATGGTGGACCTTCCCCTGGGGGCCACAGAAGATCGCCTCTGCGGCACGATCGACATCGAAAAAGCATTGAGTGAAGGCGTCCGCGCCTTTGAACCAGGCCTACTCGCCAAAGCCAACCGCGGCCTTCTCTACGTCGACGAAGTCAACCTGCTCGACGATCACCTGGTTGATGTTTTGCTCGACTCGGCCGCCTCTGGCTGGAACACCGTGGAACGCGAGGGGGTCTCCGTGCGTCACCCCGCCCGCTTCGTGTTGATTGGATCGGGCAACCCGGAAGAAGGGGAGCTGCGCCCCCAGCTGCTCGATCGATTTGGGATGAGTGTGGAGGTGCGCACCGTTCGCGATCCACAATTAAGAGTGAAAGTCGTGGACCAACGCACGGCCTTCGACAGCGACCCTGACGCCTTCAGCATGAGCGTGACGGCAGCCCAAGAAGCTCTGCAAGCCAGGGTGATGGAAGCTCAGCAGCGCCTAGAGCAGGTCACGATTGACGATGACTTGCGTCTGAGCATTTCATCGGTCTGCGGAGAATTGGACGTGGATGGATTGCGTGGCGACATCGTGACCAACCGAGCAGCCCGTGCCCTAGCCGCCTTTGAAGGGCGCACAGAGGTCAGCGAAGACGACGTCGCTCGCGTGGTGTCCTGCAGCCTGCGCCATCGACTGCGCAAAGATCCCTTAGAACAAATTGACTCCGGTGATCGGGTCGTGAAGGTGTTCTGCAAGGTGTTTGAGCGCAACGAATCAGACGATCGCTCTGAATTCGAACTGGCCTTGGCCAGCTAA
- a CDS encoding DUF3370 domain-containing protein has translation MRHSSLLALAAFCLITIPGVPSRAAPQAQGPFLREQQLRPLPGQLDELLLLNDNNPELITAEGVLLSTFPANQGLNVALDGRFDLFSHHVYAGKPEELASTLWLAVLAQPVGTEPVTLDVISGSTSLSQGTKPGQTAAPFLPLPSLMAETTTPIASGPGSRVAGDLLRGDQAPELPKQIKIGPGHASALLVLPIPVAGLDPLLNGRNLQLRLNSSAPVYVATVAAYGNNDSPPSDQRWRALLSSGTLSPKEHQPTPRGSKGRMIYSRVSGVQIGSTWTGSLTDPGSNTLNINEAPISWPISSLERGDLGTAQVQTAELQRFDKGTAWAAHGNYGVEYDLSLPLHNPEHSQRTVAIALESPDKRGSSNGKLQFQPGNSGPVMFRGPIEVTGLDGANGRGMGRRRFHLVLRRGQEGPKLGTVSLAPGESRRVRVRLVYPADATPPQVLSVLPVKQSNSTTDVHP, from the coding sequence ATGCGTCATTCTTCGCTGCTGGCCCTCGCCGCTTTCTGCCTCATCACCATCCCTGGCGTGCCATCCCGTGCGGCCCCCCAGGCGCAAGGTCCGTTCCTACGCGAGCAGCAGCTGCGTCCACTTCCCGGCCAATTGGATGAGCTGCTGCTGCTCAATGACAACAACCCCGAGCTGATCACTGCTGAAGGGGTGCTGCTGTCTACCTTTCCCGCCAACCAGGGGCTCAATGTTGCCTTAGACGGACGTTTTGACCTGTTTAGCCACCACGTGTACGCCGGCAAGCCAGAGGAGCTGGCCTCCACCCTCTGGCTTGCCGTGCTTGCACAACCAGTTGGAACGGAACCGGTCACGCTCGATGTGATCAGCGGCAGCACCTCGCTGTCCCAGGGCACCAAGCCAGGGCAAACAGCAGCCCCGTTCCTCCCTCTGCCCTCCCTGATGGCGGAAACCACCACCCCGATCGCCTCTGGACCAGGAAGCAGGGTGGCTGGGGACTTGCTTCGAGGCGATCAGGCGCCCGAGCTTCCCAAGCAAATCAAGATTGGCCCTGGGCATGCCAGTGCGTTGCTGGTTCTTCCCATTCCCGTGGCAGGACTTGACCCCTTGCTCAATGGCCGAAACCTGCAGCTGCGGCTGAACAGCTCCGCACCGGTGTATGTCGCCACCGTGGCGGCCTACGGCAACAACGACTCTCCACCCAGCGATCAACGCTGGAGAGCACTGCTCAGCTCAGGAACACTCAGCCCAAAAGAACATCAGCCCACGCCACGAGGCAGCAAGGGTCGGATGATCTACTCGCGGGTGAGTGGCGTTCAAATCGGCAGCACCTGGACGGGAAGCTTGACTGATCCAGGCTCCAACACCCTGAACATCAACGAAGCGCCGATCTCGTGGCCGATCAGCAGCCTGGAGCGCGGCGATCTCGGCACCGCTCAAGTGCAAACAGCTGAACTCCAAAGATTTGACAAAGGAACGGCCTGGGCCGCCCACGGCAATTACGGCGTGGAATACGACCTCAGCCTTCCTCTGCATAACCCCGAGCACAGCCAACGAACGGTGGCGATCGCCCTGGAATCCCCCGACAAACGGGGCAGCAGCAACGGCAAATTGCAGTTCCAACCTGGCAACAGTGGCCCTGTCATGTTTCGCGGCCCCATTGAGGTGACGGGCCTTGATGGAGCCAACGGCAGGGGGATGGGACGGCGGCGCTTTCACCTCGTGTTGCGACGTGGTCAGGAAGGACCAAAACTGGGGACTGTGTCTCTAGCGCCAGGAGAGAGCCGGCGAGTGCGCGTGCGACTGGTCTATCCCGCCGATGCCACACCACCGCAGGTGCTCAGCGTGCTGCCTGTGAAACAATCCAATTCAACAACCGACGTTCACCCGTGA